Below is a window of Candidatus Methylomirabilota bacterium DNA.
CCTCAATCGAATGCTATCTGTCCTTTTCTGGTGCTTGGCGATCCCGACCCGCCCGGAGTTCCTCTTCGATGATTTCCCGAAAGGTCTCCAGGGGGTGCGCACCAACCAGCATCATGCCGTTGATGAAAAAGACGGGGGTCGCCCGCGCCCCCAGGGAGAGGCCCGCCATTGTCTCTTCTTTCACTTTTTGGGCATATTTTCCCGAGTCCAGGCATCGATCAAAGGACTCTACATCAAGCCCAACTTCTCTGGCATACCCCTTGAGCTTGCCGTTCGTCAGGGCAAAGGGACCCCTCAAGGCGAAGAGTACATCGTGGTATTCCCAGAACTTCCCCTGCTCCCCGGCACAATCCGCCGCCTGGGCTGATGTCACCGACTGTCTCCCCAGGATGGCCAGGTGGCCATACACGAACCGGACCTTGCCCGCCTTCACGTACTCGGCTTCGAGGCTTGGGAGTGTCTCTCTCCAAAACTTCGCACAGAAGACACATTGGAAGTCAGAGAGTTCGATGATCGTGACGGGGGCGCTTTCCGAGCCCAAGGCAGGT
It encodes the following:
- a CDS encoding thioredoxin domain-containing protein, coding for MLERTCLEEAPGSVGVYMANQRKLRPKPYNWKFWHRWLLWSLWAALAFTSTALAQSQGQDDVLALLARGPALGSESAPVTIIELSDFQCVFCAKFWRETLPSLEAEYVKAGKVRFVYGHLAILGRQSVTSAQAADCAGEQGKFWEYHDVLFALRGPFALTNGKLKGYAREVGLDVESFDRCLDSGKYAQKVKEETMAGLSLGARATPVFFINGMMLVGAHPLETFREIIEEELRAGRDRQAPEKDR